The genomic DNA CATCAACCCCCAGACAGCAAAGTTCACCCAAGGCTACATGCATAATGTCCTGCCGGACTTCGGCCTTTCACCCGATATCCGTCCCCGTTTCGTCATGACTTCTGGTATGTTAAATATTTCAGTTCAGGGGAGCCGAAAGCAACCAGCGACTGGCGGTGTTTACATTGCTGAGTTGAATAGTGGTCGCGTACTGGCTTACGCGTTTCCGTACTCAATGTCTCCACGCGCGAATGCACCAGAACCACTCACAATTGTCGATGGCTTCCAGTTCCGACAAACTGTCGAGTAATAGTGAAAGTCGTGTATTAAACAGACCGAAGGACAAGCTATGAGCTTGTCCTTTTTTGTGTCATAGAATTCATTACTACATGACCGTGTGCGATTTTGGGACACTCTTGAAATGATTGATTCGCTCGATATCCTGCACAAATTCACTTTATGAACAGTGATTTTCCAGACCATTTTCAAATGGTATCTGCACTCGCATGGACACCAAATGTCCTCATGACCCTGTGTTTGCTCCTGCTGAACACTGCAGGTAATTTTTGAATCTGCTCTAGGTAGCACGCCCCAGTACGAAGTGATGGGCGTGGGAAATGCGGACGACCACGCGCATCATCCTATCATTTCGTCTTCAATCTTTTCCAACTGTATAATAATCGCGCACAGTCATTTAGCTCGTCAGTCGTGAGCAAACAATCACTTTCGACTTTCCACCGACTCGTGCAAAAATTAATGTGATGGCTTTAGTCCCGCTCAGAGGAAGTGATTTTCTCACTTTTTCAATATCAATCCGCAAGTGGCGACATTTGATTTCGACTTCGCCCACATCCAGCTTGCGAAGATACTTTCGTAGCTGTGTTTCGTTGCGAGTCAGAGTTTCAATGACTTGAAAGCCTGAGAGAAATGGCGAATCGATTCGTTCTACAGATGTCAGATATTCCTCGGCATCATCCAGACGAGCGACTCCGAGTTGTTCGGAAAGCTGATTGATCATTCCTGCTCGAACGACGGCAGGATCGGGATCGTAAACAAAATTGCTGACTTCCGAAAATTCAGGGAAAGCCTCCAAAGGATCGCCTACGAGACTTTCTCCAGCGGGCAAAACCGTTGCCCGCCAGAGCCCTGGTTCCGCCAGTTCTCCACACCAGATGACGGCCTGCTTACATTCTCCCTGCCAGCTGATTAATTCGGTTTCGCAGTCAGGAAATTTTCCTCCGAAATTACTGGCCGGGCTGAGTTTGATGGCCCCTGCATAACACTCTTGCGACATTCGCTGCAAAACTTCCAGAGGCGGCTGGATACTTTCCAGACGTCGATGCCGCTTGCCCTGAGCATCCCGCTGATCGGGGTCAATATGGATCACTCTCCCACGGACATCCAGTTCATTGACATCCTTCTGCTGAAATGTGATTTGTGATTCTCGTTCATACACTTCAGCATTCCATTGAGCCAGTTGCAACACGATCAGATCGAGTTCATAAGTGATAACCGGTGCGACTTTAGAAAGCGCAATCGCGTCGGCTCCGACTCCCGTACATAAATCTTCAATAGTCTCGATACTATCAAGTTTGGTCTGAAATCGCCTGGCCTTATATTCCGCCAGCGATTCACTTGATGTCTGTTCGAGTGACTGTCTCGTGAACCACATTCGATCTGCTTGTGAAAACTTATCGCCTGCTCTCAGACGCAAATCATGTAAGTCGAGCCCCAGTCGTACTAACTCCGCAGGATAGATCTCTCTCAACTTCTGTTGACGCTGCAACGCACTTCCGCTGGCTGAATCGATATCGGCCAGCAAAACCGGAGTCTGTTTCAATTGTTGCCACAGTTTTATGGTTTCCTGCGACGTGCTGTAATCGGTCTGCATTATGATTTTTCTCTAGCATTTTTCTCTACCACTTACGGTCACCTGGACGCTTTGGTGACTGAAGTGGATGTGTTTGCTCTCGCAAATCGCTGTAGATTAATGATCTCTCCGCTCTAAAATCGCCTGGTCGACGCGATTTCGGAACTGAGAAACGATCTCTTGATTCAAATCGATCGCGAATGTACGAATGGTGTCCGCCAGTTGCAGGATACGAATGGATGAAGGGAGTTGGCCAGTCATCGATTTTATCGCCAGTGCATAAAGCGTCATTTGAATTCCAAATTTTTCGAGGACGTCCTCTTGCTTCGCAGGCACTGCTCCCGTTTTGTAGTCAATAATATGCCACAAGCCTGCTTCATCTTGAAGAAGACAATCAATCGTGCCCGAAATCGATGTCACTTGTGAACTCTCATGCAAAGTCCATTTGATCAGAAATTCGGCTTCTCGATAGAGTTTTCTGGCAGATCGAAGCTCTTGAATAAAATCAGCCTTGAGTGTGAAACTCATACGCTCAATGGCTGTTTTTCGAATCGACTCAGGGAAAGTCTCAGCGAATTGTTCTGCCGCGGTATCGATTAATTTCTCAGCCGATTCCGTCTGATCGAATTTCACATTTTCCAATGCTGCATGCAGCAAATGTCCCAGCAGTTCTGAGTCACGCAAATTCAAGCGGTCTTTATCGTTCGACGTTGTAAAACTACTTTTATGAACATGCGACTGACGTAACATCGCATCCACCGCTTCAATTTCTGAAACCGAATACCGATCTTGTATTCCCTTAGAAATCGGAAGTGGTAAAGCAATAGCTGGTGGAGCAATCGGTTCTGCGGTGGAGAGTTTTTGTGACCAGTCGGAAAGTTTAAGTTTGCGCGGTTGCGATTTTTCCTGTGTTCTTTTGGGCTTATCATGGACGATATGAATCTGCGGTATTCGATTCAATTCGATGCCGGGTTGCTGCATTTGTCCGGAAATGGGATCCAGTTTTGGCAACCCGGTCGAGAGATCAAATCGTTCACTGAGCAGAGACATCCACGGACCAGTGATACTTTCGTCGGGGTGCCAGTAAGCCGAGAGTACAAGATAGTCGGCGGCTCGGGTGGTCGCCACATAGAATAGTCGGATCGCCTCGGCTTCATCTTCAATGCGTTCGGAATCCCGATACATCATCATCGCAGGATTCTCCGGCTTTTCCCCCTTAATGAGTGGTAAGGAGAGCAATGGCCCCAAGCGGGTATGCAATACTGCTGAACTACTCCCACTACTGCGTTGCCGGTTCACATCAGCAACGAAAACAACCGGGAACTCCAGTCCTTTGGATTGATGGACTGTCATCAGTCGGACAACATTCCCGGTTTCAGCATGAGTCGCCGCCATCTCTTCTTTCGCTTCTTCGGTAATCGATTCGAGCAATCGGTCACTAAATTCCGACAACCCCAGCAAGCCGATCTGATCAAACTGATCAGCCATTTTAAGCAGCTTATGCAAGTTGGCCACTTTTCGCTCAGGAAGAAACTCCGTCATCAAAGCGGCATCGTACGCTGTGGCTGAGACCGCATGTCGCAGCAGTGGACCGATACCAATTCGATTTTTCAGCGAGATCAATTCCTGCAGTATTGAGCGTGCCCGATCAACGCAGCTTTTCTGATCAGACTCTACCCAATCGGACAATGAATGATCCTGAAGACGATTCCATAATCCCACAGAACCATGAGCAAAATGAAAGAGTGTTTCATCCGTCCAGCTAAACATCGGAGAGCGAAGGATGCCCACTAAAGCGACTTCGTCAGAGATGTCATCTAGGAAACGGCAGAGGTTAACAAGATCAAATATTTCCTGCTGGGCAAAAAAGGCTCGACCTCCTACCACGTAATATTCAATCCCCAATCGCCTCAAGGCATCCTCGTAGACACTCAAATTACTGAATGCTCGAAAGAGAATTGTCACATCGCCCGGTCGCATCGGCCGTAAACGGATTTCTCCATCTGCATCCTTCTCACGAATACGCGGTGTCGGATCGTCCAGGAGTTGCTGAATTCTGGCAGCGATCCATTCGGCTTCCAGTTCCCGTTTTTCTTTAACGTTTTTGATCTCTCGCTCTGGGTCATCAGCCCAGAGAAATTCGATTTTCTCTTTGGGTGGATAAGTCGTTTCGTCAAAAGCGGACAATGCATCGTATTCGTCCGGCATTGCTGGCTCGAACAGATAATTGACAAAGTCGAGTACTCCCTGCTGACTGCGGAAGTTTTTCGTTAACGACATCTGTCCCTGGACCGGAATTTCCCCTCGCAGTGCGCGAAACACTGCAGGGTCGGCACGACGAAAACGGTAAATCGATTGTTTAACGTCTCCGACAAGAAACAAGCCACCACTCGTCAACTGTTCTCCACAGATCGCTCGAACAATTTCCGTCTGGACGGGATCGGTATCTTGAAATTCATCGAGGAGAAGAAAATGAGTACTGTTTTGCAGACTTTTACGAACCGATTCATTGTCCTGAATCAAATCTCGCATCGTGAGCAGCAAATCATCAAAATCGAGGGCGGATTGCTCCAGTTTACTCTGTTGATAAGCCGTAACGACACATGAAGTCAACCGCAGTGCCTGCATCCCAAGTTCGGCAGACAACACAATCGGTTCGACATCTAAAGTCAGCAGAGGAAGGATTTTATCAAGCAGATCACGAAACCGCTTTAATCCCTCTTTGGCAGATTCATAAACCTCTTCACTACTCCAGTGCTTTTTCGTTGATCCCTGAATCATCGAAGCACCGCGAAGTTCCTGCAGGTCCTGAGCGTTGAGAGATTGAGTACGTCGCAAAGTCCCCATATGCTCGAGCAAAATGGCCCGTCGTTCCTGCATCTTGGGAGCAGTCGGCTCTTCAGTAAGCAGCAACGAATATAACTCATTGAGTTCCCGAGACTCCGCCAGTTCCTGCATTTTGCAGGGCAGGAATTCCGACTGATGATATCTCTGCCAGACTTCTGCCAACTCTTCTGCATCATTTGCGACGGCAAGCGCTTCTCGAAGTTGAAAACGTTGTTCGATAAGTGATTGCAATATTCTAAGCGTTCCTTCGAGACCAAAACGGAGCACCAGATTGGAGGCGTCGGGGTTACGCTCTCGTAAAAACTTTTCCAGTTGAGTTTCGACAGTTTCTGCTAGCAGACTCGAAGCCGTTGGAGCATCCAGCACACTGAACTCGGGATCGATCCCCAATTCTGTCGAATATCTGCGGAGTGTCGATGTACAGAATGCATGAATTGTTTGGATACGAGCCGATTCGAGATCACGCAGAATTTCCTGCCAGGCGGGCACGTCTGTCTCGTCGCATTGCTGAAGCTCTTCGAGGATGCGAGCCCGGATACGATCGCGCATTTCCCGTGCGGCTCGATCGGTAAAGGTAATCGCCATCAGCCGATCGAGCATTTCCGTGGAGGGATTCCGCAGCAATTCCGCCACATAACGCTGAGTCAGCACGAACGTTTTTCCGCAACCGGCCCCTGCAGCCAGTGCAATCGAGACATTGCGAGTTTCAATCGCCGCTGCCTGCTGAGTTGTATAAGGCATGCGACTCTATTCCTTCTCGATTTCATTCTCTGGAGAATTTGTCTCCTCTGTAACGGGTAAGTCAAAGATCGTCCATTGCTTTTCCAGAGAGTCCGCAACCACACGCACCTGATTCACGCGGCAAACTCGATTGTATGGGCAATAACTTGTGCAATCTTGATTCGGATTCACAACCGGGAATTGAGCTTCGCGCAAAGCCTGGATCATTTGCGGAAGAATTCGATCCAATTCCTCGGACCAGAATTCGACAAAAGCCTCTCCCAGTGGTTCCAGTTTTTTCTTTCGCTTGTTGACGAATCGCGGGTCAAAACCTTTTTCCTTCATTCCCCAGTAACCAATCAACCAGGGAGTTGCATCTGGCCCCAGTAAATTCAAACGAATCACCGCAATCGTGTACAGAGCCAACTGCAGTTGAGTCCCGCGTGAAACATCGCTCTCCTTGAAGCTGGGAGGATTCCCGGTTTTGTAGTCGATAATCGCAAAGATATTTCGCTCCTGGG from Rubinisphaera italica includes the following:
- a CDS encoding class I SAM-dependent methyltransferase, whose protein sequence is MQTDYSTSQETIKLWQQLKQTPVLLADIDSASGSALQRQQKLREIYPAELVRLGLDLHDLRLRAGDKFSQADRMWFTRQSLEQTSSESLAEYKARRFQTKLDSIETIEDLCTGVGADAIALSKVAPVITYELDLIVLQLAQWNAEVYERESQITFQQKDVNELDVRGRVIHIDPDQRDAQGKRHRRLESIQPPLEVLQRMSQECYAGAIKLSPASNFGGKFPDCETELISWQGECKQAVIWCGELAEPGLWRATVLPAGESLVGDPLEAFPEFSEVSNFVYDPDPAVVRAGMINQLSEQLGVARLDDAEEYLTSVERIDSPFLSGFQVIETLTRNETQLRKYLRKLDVGEVEIKCRHLRIDIEKVRKSLPLSGTKAITLIFARVGGKSKVIVCSRLTS
- a CDS encoding UvrD-helicase domain-containing protein codes for the protein MPYTTQQAAAIETRNVSIALAAGAGCGKTFVLTQRYVAELLRNPSTEMLDRLMAITFTDRAAREMRDRIRARILEELQQCDETDVPAWQEILRDLESARIQTIHAFCTSTLRRYSTELGIDPEFSVLDAPTASSLLAETVETQLEKFLRERNPDASNLVLRFGLEGTLRILQSLIEQRFQLREALAVANDAEELAEVWQRYHQSEFLPCKMQELAESRELNELYSLLLTEEPTAPKMQERRAILLEHMGTLRRTQSLNAQDLQELRGASMIQGSTKKHWSSEEVYESAKEGLKRFRDLLDKILPLLTLDVEPIVLSAELGMQALRLTSCVVTAYQQSKLEQSALDFDDLLLTMRDLIQDNESVRKSLQNSTHFLLLDEFQDTDPVQTEIVRAICGEQLTSGGLFLVGDVKQSIYRFRRADPAVFRALRGEIPVQGQMSLTKNFRSQQGVLDFVNYLFEPAMPDEYDALSAFDETTYPPKEKIEFLWADDPEREIKNVKEKRELEAEWIAARIQQLLDDPTPRIREKDADGEIRLRPMRPGDVTILFRAFSNLSVYEDALRRLGIEYYVVGGRAFFAQQEIFDLVNLCRFLDDISDEVALVGILRSPMFSWTDETLFHFAHGSVGLWNRLQDHSLSDWVESDQKSCVDRARSILQELISLKNRIGIGPLLRHAVSATAYDAALMTEFLPERKVANLHKLLKMADQFDQIGLLGLSEFSDRLLESITEEAKEEMAATHAETGNVVRLMTVHQSKGLEFPVVFVADVNRQRSSGSSSAVLHTRLGPLLSLPLIKGEKPENPAMMMYRDSERIEDEAEAIRLFYVATTRAADYLVLSAYWHPDESITGPWMSLLSERFDLSTGLPKLDPISGQMQQPGIELNRIPQIHIVHDKPKRTQEKSQPRKLKLSDWSQKLSTAEPIAPPAIALPLPISKGIQDRYSVSEIEAVDAMLRQSHVHKSSFTTSNDKDRLNLRDSELLGHLLHAALENVKFDQTESAEKLIDTAAEQFAETFPESIRKTAIERMSFTLKADFIQELRSARKLYREAEFLIKWTLHESSQVTSISGTIDCLLQDEAGLWHIIDYKTGAVPAKQEDVLEKFGIQMTLYALAIKSMTGQLPSSIRILQLADTIRTFAIDLNQEIVSQFRNRVDQAILERRDH